In the genome of Nymphaea colorata isolate Beijing-Zhang1983 chromosome 9, ASM883128v2, whole genome shotgun sequence, one region contains:
- the LOC116261551 gene encoding uncharacterized protein LOC116261551, protein MNPSSQDLERLWIEEVRYLHSLWRAGPPPNRTRNPNLRPLDAPELKKEKKRKKREGGENNKDEKEECGENPSTNSGAEWPKNPSPPHVPPDATWEEAITATAAPLVPSAEEIATLAAVRLQRSAAKACEEILAVKDEEMGDGDQDETERLGEEEAFLFFLGFFRKEEEVRRYYEGNAEKGDFFCLVCLGVGEKLSRKYCSCVALVQHANSVTKTKTRDAHKAYGKAICRVMGWDFSRLPSIVLDMQGPLCPPAPPVSS, encoded by the coding sequence ATGAATCCCTCTTCCCAGGACTTGGAGCGGCTCTGGATCGAAGAGGTCCGCTACCTCCACTCTCTCTGGCGTGCCGGCCCTCCTCCAAACCGCACCAGAAACCCCAACCTTCGCCCCCTCGACGCTCCAgagttgaagaaggagaagaagaggaagaagagggagggaggggagaATAATAAGGATGAAAAGGAGGAGTGTGGAGAGAACCCATCGACTAATTCCGGCGCTGAATGGCCAAAAAATCCCTCCCCACCTCATGTTCCTCCCGACGCCACCTGGGAGGAAGCTATCACCGCGACGGCCGCCCCATTGGTGCCGTCTGCGGAGGAGATCGCGACATTGGCCGCAGTCCGGTTGCAGCGGAGTGCTGCCAAGGCTTGCGAGGAGATCCTCGCGGTGAAGGACGAGGAAATGGGAGATGGAGATCAAGACGAAACAGAGAGGCTTGGAGAGGAGGAAGCGTTCTTGTTCTTCCTGGGTTTTTTcaggaaggaagaggaggtAAGGAGGTACTATGAAGGGAACGCGGAGAAGGGGGACTTCTTCTGCCTCGTCTGTTTGGGTGTGGGAGAGAAGTTGTCGAGGAAATACTGCAGCTGCGTCGCGTTGGTTCAGCATGCCAACTCGGTGACGAAGACGAAGACCAGAGACGCTCACAAAGCGTACGGAAAGGCCATTTGCCGGGTTATGGGATGGGACTTTAGTCGGTTACCGAGCATCGTTCTGGATATGCAGGGGCCTCTTTGTCCTCCGGCGCCTCCAGTTTCGAGTTAA